The candidate division WOR-3 bacterium DNA window CATCACCGAGCCAAAGAGGAATCGGGCATAAAAGAAAAGCGGCAAGAGAAAAAGTGCGCCGACCGCGTAAAGGTGAAGTTTTTCTTCAGGTATTGACCAGGCAGGTTTTTGTGCCGGTGCTGGCCGGGCGCGGTGTTTTTTTGCCATTTTTCACCTCCTGAAAGTTTTTTCGGACTCTTTCAAACCCTTGCGTAATAAGGGCAGGCAGATTAAAGCCATCGCCACTTCTGCGGTACTCATCCAGACTCTTGTTATCAACGCTGATATGATAGCAATCGTCTGGGGCATTACCAGTTTGAGAATGAAGGTGTAAATCCCCTCACGCACACCCAGACCCGCCGGTGCGATAAGGATGATAAAGCCAAGAATCCAGGAGATGGAATAACCACCTAAAAGAATTGGCAGGTGGGAAAGGGAAAGGGGATAAAATGAGTTGATTAAGACAAAGCAGCCGATACCCTGAACAAACCAGTCAAGGACATAAACCCCAAGGATGGCGAGGAGCCGGGGATAGGAGAGTTCTAATGAAAAAAGGGGCTGTTTGAACCATCTGAGCAGGGGCTTTAATATCCGGTTGAGGATGGGCGGATAGGTCACGATAAGGGTGATGGGTGCCAAAAGAAACGAATAATAGACCCCTTTGGGAACAACCGCGCGGGGTAAAAGGAGAACCGCAATCGCAAACAGAAAGATGGCGGCAAGGAGGAGAAAGCCGGTTTCAATTACGACGCTGGTTAAGGTTTTGGCTTCAGGAATCCCATCCCTTTTTGCAAACGACATCCTTCCCAATGTGAACCAGACCTTGCCCGGTGCATACTTGCCCAACTGGGTGACGGTGATGATGGCGGTGCAGCGCAGCGCCGGCAAATTTTCACCAAGACCGGCAAGTATCAGTTTCCAGGCGTAACCACCGAGGGGGAAATGAAGACAAAGCAGGATAAGATAGGAAAGAATCAAAAGAACCGGGTTAAAGCGAAGTTCGGAGAACGGAATCTGTTGCCAGTCGCGCAAAAGCCGGCTGATAAGGAAGTAAAAGGAAATAATGACAATGGCAATGCCGAGGGTGTAGCGGAGCCAGCGCAGTTTCTTCCGGGGGTTGCCGGCAGCGGGATTCATTGAAATAAATCTTGGTAGAGATTCATCAGACGGTCAATAATCGCCTGCCAGGAGTAGTTTTTCTGAATGTGTTCATAACCTGCCTGGGCAAGACGATGGGCAAGTTCGCTATCTGTTAGTAACCGCTCAATTGCCTTTGCCAGCGCCTCGCTGTCCGCGGGTGGAACCGCCAGTCCGGTCTTTTCAGAAATGACCAAATCGGTGACGCCACCAACCGCCGAGGCAACAACCGGCTTTTTATAGCTCATCGCCTCAATAATCACCACACCCAAACCTTCGGTGTCGCCCTTGGAGTCAATAATCGCGGGCAGGACAAAGATATCACAGTTTTTATAATGCCTCTGCAAACTTTCTGCGGAAACCTGACCGTGAAAGAGGACGACACCTTCAAGCTTCAGCCCTTGGACAAGTTTTTTGAGCGCGGGTAGTTCTGGTCCATTCCCAACGATGTTGACCCTGATTTTGTAATGTCGGGAAAGGAACTTAGCGGCCTCAATCAGATACCGGACACCCTTCCGTTCAACCAGCCTGCCAACAAACAGAACCCTTTTCTCCTCCCTTGCCTCCTCCTGCTCCTCCATCTCTACCTGTTCCTCGGGTAGGGCAGCGCCAAACGGAATGATGTCAACAGGACGGTTGAAGAGCTCCTGAATCGCCCTCACCGTATGGTTTGAATTGGCGGTAACGCGCTGCGCCTTGGCGATTGCCCAGCGCAAAAACGGACGCAGGATTTTGAACCTGTGTCTCACCGCCATCAGTTCTGCACCATGAAAACTTATGACCGTCGGTGCCGAGCAGGTGCGGGCGGCAACATAACCGAACAGGAAGTGAGGCAAAGGCCAGTGGATGTGGATGATGTCATATCTTTCTTTACGGCATAGGCGCCAGACCGCAAAGGTGCCGCAGATAAGATAGAAGATGGCGAGGATTTTGTTCAAAAACCCCTTTTGCACCCGGTCAATCGCGGTCTCGTCATGGGTCAGTTTTTCCCAGCGGGAGAAAAAATAGCGAAACCGTTTGACCGGCGTGCCGAATATTACCTGGTCACCCAACCCGGCATAGGCAGAGGTAAACATTGTGATGTGAACACCCCGTGCCTGAAGCCGCCGGATGGTTTCAACCAGCCACGGGGTGATAACATCATTTTCCGAGCGGGGATAGGCGGTGGCAATATAAAGGACTTTCATTCACCCTGCCGCCCCATTAAGCCTTACGGGTTATTTCAGGTAGGAGATTGCCCGCATCAGGCGCGACTTCAGGCGGCTGGCAGCGTTGGGGTGAATGAGCCGGGTTTTTGCGGAGCGGTCAATGACCGACTGGGCAGCAACAAATGCCTTCAGCGCCTCCTCCCTGGTCTGGGCGGTGCGCACCGCCTTCACCGCCCTTTTCAAAGCGAGCCGGCGGATGCGATTGCGCAGGCGGCGGCGTGCATCCTTGCGTGCCTGCTTGATTCCAGAAGCGGTTCTCTTTGCCAAATTGCCTCCGTCAATTTTAAATCAACAATGCCGGGACACAGAATCGAACTGTGGACACCGGGATTTTCAGTCCCGTGCTCTACCAACTGAGCTATCCCGGCACTTCTTATATTTTAATGAGAAACCACCAACTGTCAACAATAAATTCACACCGTTAAAGAAAGTGAAATGTTAATTGAGGTGGCTCCTAAAAGCCAAAGTTTACATAAAAATACACTAAATTTTTATAGAGAAATTGAGTTATGTTTTCGGATTATAATAACTTAGCCGAAGAACAAATTTTACAAGGGACAATCCCCCGGCGGATTTTGGGCGTAATCTCACCTGGTAGCTATCCTCCGCCCTTAATGGAGAAGATACTCTTTCTTATGCGCCCGGCTTATAAATATAATTTCCTTGACAATGGATTTAAGGGGGGTAAAATTCTCGCTTCTAATAAATGGTAAAGTTTCGCGGTGGAATCCACCCCCGGGAGGAGAAGGAGGCAACCGCATACAAGCCGATTGAGGTTGCCCCATTACCTTCGCGGGCTTATATTCCCCTTTCCCAACACCTCGGCGCACCTTCAAAGCCGGTGGTGAAGAAGGGTGATAAGGTATTTACCGGCACGACGATTGGCGAGCCACAAGGAACGGTTTCAGTGCCCACCCATTCCTCAATATCCGGCACCGTTTTTGATGTCACGGAAATGCCCCACCCTTTAACCGGAAGGCCGACAACAACGGTAATCATTGACTCGGACGGTAACGACACCCTTGATGTGTCCATCAAAAGGCAGGAGATAACCCAATTAAACCCGGAAAGAATAATCTCCGCGGTAAAACAGGCGGGGATAGTTGGTCTGGGTGGTGCGGCATTTCCAACATTCTTCAAAATGTCACCGCCCAAGGACAAGCCCATTGACACACTCATCATCAACGGCTGTGAGTGCGAGCCCTGTCTTACCGCTGACCACCGGTTGATGCTCGAAAAACCCAATGAGATTGTTGAGGGTGCAGGGTTTATCGCGCAGGCGCTCGGGGTAAAAAATGTTTATATTGCCATCGAGGACAACAAGCCTGATGCGATTTTGGTGATGAGGGAGGCGGCAGAAAGGGCTGGTTTCAATGTTGTCCGGCTGAAAACAAAGTATCCCCAGGGTGCGGAAAAGCAGCTTATCAAAGCCTGCCTGAATCGGGAGGTTCCTTCTGGTGGACTGCCTTTTGAGGTTGGCTGCATTGTTCAGAATGTTGGCACCGCCTATGCGGTTCGGGAGGCAGTTCTCTTCAACCGTCCGCTTTTTGAGCGGGTTGTCACTGTTACCGGTGCGGGAGTAAAGGAGCCCAAAAACCTCCTGGTGAGAATCGGGACACCTATCAGGAATCTGATTGATTTCTGCGGTGGCTACAATGGGGAGCCGAAAAAGATAATTATGGGTGGTCCGATGATGGGAATAGCGCTCGGTTCTGACCAGGTGCCGGTATTGAAAGGGACATCCGGGGTTTTAATCTTTAACCAGGTTAAAGAGGAAAAGGAGCAGGATTGCATCCGTTGCGGCAGGTGCATTGAAGCCTGTCCGATGGGGCTTTCGCCAACCCGCTTGAATTACCATATCAAGGCAAAAAGGTTCGCCGCAGCAAAGTCAGACCATCTCCTTGACTGTATTGAGTGCGGCTGCTGCGCCTATGTCTGCCCGGCAAAAATCAGGCTGGTTCATAACTTCAAGTTCGGTAAGGCAGAGATTGCCCGGCTAAAGGTGTAATATGAGTGAACAAAAATCAACCCTGCTCGTAACCGCATCACCCCATATTTTCTCACCAGTGAATGTTAGCAAACTGATGTGGGCGGTGGTATTTGCCCTCCTGCCAGCATTTGCCGGCTCAATCTACTTCTTCGGTCTCAGGGCGCTCCTGATTGTTCTCATCAGCACATTCTCGGCGGTTCTTTTTGATGCGGTTGCTCAACTTTTGTTTGGACGCAGAGTGACAATCGGTGATGGCAGTGCGGTCATCACCGGAATCCTTTTGGGCTTTAACCTGCCACCCAATGTGCCCTGGTGGTTGCCGGTTGCGGGTAGCGGTTTTGCGATGGTTGTTGCCAAGCAGTTCTTTGGCGGTTTGGGTCATAATTTTATCAACCCCGCACTTGCCGGCAGGGCGTTTCTTGTTGCCTCCTGGCCAACGCAGATGACAACATCCTATCTTGCCCCGCGTGGTGGTCTTATCCCTGCGCTTTCGCAGGATGCGCTTAAAGTCTGCACCGATGCGGTTACGAGCGCAACTCCACTCAATGTGTTAAAGCAGGGAAGTAAATTGGTTTTACCCGGCTGCGACCCCAGGCTTCTTTATGAACAGCTCCAGTCCTGGTCAACACTGAAGAGGCTTTTCTTTGGCAATACCGGCGGCTGCATTGGTGAGACTTCAGCCCTTTTACTTTTAATCGGTGGCATCCTCCTTATCGCCATGAAGGTAATTGACTGGCGCATACCCCTGTCCTATCTCTTAACCGTTGCCGGTCTGGTTCTGATTTTACCTGGGAATAAAGCCAATCTTTTGAACTACACCTTGTTTCACCTTTTGTCTGGCGGTCTGATGCTCGGTGCATTTTATATGGCAACCGACTATGTCACCTCACCTTTAACCCATAAAGGCAGGGTCATCTTTGGTATCGGCTGCGGGATTCTGACGGTTGTTATCAGGCTCTGGGGTGGTTATCCTGAAGGGGTATGCTACTCAATCCTGTTGATGAATGTTGCCACACCCTTGATTGACCGGCTTACCCTGCCCAGGGTTTTTGGCACAAGGATGCGGAGATGAAGGAAAATAGGGTCTGGATGGTTCTTTCCCTTTTCATCGTGTGTGTTATATCCGCCTTTGCCCTTGCCCAGATTTACAACCTTACCTTGCCCAAGATTGAGTATCAGCGCAATGTTCTGGCAATCAAACTGGCTTTTACCGCGGTAATGCCTGATGCTGACCGGTTTGAACCGGTTACACCTGACTCCAGTGTCTGGTTTGCCTATCAAGGTGAAAACCGCATCGGCTCAATCCTGCGGGTTGCGAGTCAGGGCTATGGCGGACCGGTGCCGGTTACCGCTGGCATTGATATTGAAGGCAGGGTAGTTGCAATTAAGGTGGCGAGCGCTTCTGAAGGCTTGAAGGAAACCCCTGGTCTTGGTCTCAAGGCAACTGAGCCACAATTTCGCGACCAGTTTAAGGGTAAGACCGCATCAGAGATAAGATTGACCAAGGATGGTGGCAAAATTGAGGCGATAACCGGTGCCACCATCACCTCGCGCGCGGTTTGCGATGGTCTGCGCGCAGCAATGGAAAAATATGCACAGATGCTAAAACCATCTTTAGGGGTTGAAGATGAACAGTAAACCGTCACGCATCAGTTATCTCACCTCAGGGATAATCAAGGAAAACCCGACCCTGATTCTGATGATTGGACTATGCCCGACACTTGCCACCACGGTTACCGCCCGTGACGGTCTGGGTATGGCGCTTGCCGCATCGTTTGTCCTAATCTGCTCAAACATCGTCATCTCCCTGATCCGCAAAATTGTTCCTGATTCGGTCCGCATCCCCATCTTCATCATCATCATCTCCACCTTTGTCACAATAATTGACTATGTGATGCAGGCGTATCAGCCTGACCTTTACCGGGTTCTGGGCGTGTTTGTTCCTTTGATTGTTGTCAACTGCATCATCCTTGGCAGAGCCGAGGCGTTTGCCTATCACCATGGCATCATTGACTCATTCCTTGATGGCTTGGGCAAGTCAATCGGCTTTGCCCTGGTTCTGTTCATTATGGGCGCATTGCGCGAACTTTTTGGCAATGGCACATTTTTCGGCAAGCCGGTAATGCCTTCCGCCTATCGCTCCGCACCGATGCTCTTTGCCATCTTTCCACCGGGTGCGTTCTTTCTCATTGGTCTTCTCAAAGCCTTGGTCAACAAACTTGGCTGGGGGAAAAGTTAGGATATGAACAGCGCCAAAATCTTCCTTGCCGCCTTTTTGGTCAATAACATCATCCTGATGCGCTTTATCGGTCTGTGTCCGTTCTTCGGTGTTTCCACCTCGGTTTCAACATCAATCGGTATGAGCGCAGCGGTCCTATTTGTGATGCTTTTAGCATCCTGGGTCTCCTGGATTTTATACCATACCCTGCTTTTACCCCTTGGACTGGTATTTCTGCGCACCGCGGTCTTTATCCTCGTGATTGCCGCCTTGGTCCAGTTTGTGGAGATGTTTCTCAAAAGGTATATCCGCAACCTCTACTCGGCAATGGGCATCTATCTGCCACTTATCACCACCAACTGCGCCATCCTGGCGGTGACATTCTTTAACATCAACTACAAGTTCAACCTCCTCCAGGCAACCATCTTTGCCCTGGGCACCGCCTTTGGCTTTGCCCTTGCCATCATCCTTTTTGCCGCAATTCGGGAGCGGCTTGAGGATGCGCCCATCAGCCCGGCATTCAAGGGTTATCCGATTGCCTTTATCGGTGCGGCGCTGGTCTCGCTCGCATTTATGGGCTTTACCGCACTTTTCGGCATCTCATAAATATGGACTGGCAGTTAATTATCAAAGCGCTCATCACCCTGGGCGGGCTTGGTCTTATCCTTGGTCTGATTCTCCTCATCGCATCAATAAAACTGACCGTTAAGGTTGATGAGAGGGAGGCGCGGATTCGCTCGGTCCTTCCTGGTGCCAACTGCGGTGCCTGCGGCTACCCTGGTTGTGATGGCTATGCCGCTGCCGTTGTTAGTGGCAAGGCGCCTTTAAACGCCTGCTCTGTTGGCGGACCTCAGGTTGCCAAAATGATT harbors:
- a CDS encoding lysylphosphatidylglycerol synthase domain-containing protein; this translates as MNPAAGNPRKKLRWLRYTLGIAIVIISFYFLISRLLRDWQQIPFSELRFNPVLLILSYLILLCLHFPLGGYAWKLILAGLGENLPALRCTAIITVTQLGKYAPGKVWFTLGRMSFAKRDGIPEAKTLTSVVIETGFLLLAAIFLFAIAVLLLPRAVVPKGVYYSFLLAPITLIVTYPPILNRILKPLLRWFKQPLFSLELSYPRLLAILGVYVLDWFVQGIGCFVLINSFYPLSLSHLPILLGGYSISWILGFIILIAPAGLGVREGIYTFILKLVMPQTIAIISALITRVWMSTAEVAMALICLPLLRKGLKESEKTFRR
- a CDS encoding glycosyltransferase family 4 protein, yielding MKVLYIATAYPRSENDVITPWLVETIRRLQARGVHITMFTSAYAGLGDQVIFGTPVKRFRYFFSRWEKLTHDETAIDRVQKGFLNKILAIFYLICGTFAVWRLCRKERYDIIHIHWPLPHFLFGYVAARTCSAPTVISFHGAELMAVRHRFKILRPFLRWAIAKAQRVTANSNHTVRAIQELFNRPVDIIPFGAALPEEQVEMEEQEEAREEKRVLFVGRLVERKGVRYLIEAAKFLSRHYKIRVNIVGNGPELPALKKLVQGLKLEGVVLFHGQVSAESLQRHYKNCDIFVLPAIIDSKGDTEGLGVVIIEAMSYKKPVVASAVGGVTDLVISEKTGLAVPPADSEALAKAIERLLTDSELAHRLAQAGYEHIQKNYSWQAIIDRLMNLYQDLFQ
- the rpsT gene encoding 30S ribosomal protein S20, with the translated sequence MAKRTASGIKQARKDARRRLRNRIRRLALKRAVKAVRTAQTREEALKAFVAAQSVIDRSAKTRLIHPNAASRLKSRLMRAISYLK
- the rsxC gene encoding electron transport complex subunit RsxC; translation: MVKFRGGIHPREEKEATAYKPIEVAPLPSRAYIPLSQHLGAPSKPVVKKGDKVFTGTTIGEPQGTVSVPTHSSISGTVFDVTEMPHPLTGRPTTTVIIDSDGNDTLDVSIKRQEITQLNPERIISAVKQAGIVGLGGAAFPTFFKMSPPKDKPIDTLIINGCECEPCLTADHRLMLEKPNEIVEGAGFIAQALGVKNVYIAIEDNKPDAILVMREAAERAGFNVVRLKTKYPQGAEKQLIKACLNREVPSGGLPFEVGCIVQNVGTAYAVREAVLFNRPLFERVVTVTGAGVKEPKNLLVRIGTPIRNLIDFCGGYNGEPKKIIMGGPMMGIALGSDQVPVLKGTSGVLIFNQVKEEKEQDCIRCGRCIEACPMGLSPTRLNYHIKAKRFAAAKSDHLLDCIECGCCAYVCPAKIRLVHNFKFGKAEIARLKV
- a CDS encoding RnfABCDGE type electron transport complex subunit D translates to MSEQKSTLLVTASPHIFSPVNVSKLMWAVVFALLPAFAGSIYFFGLRALLIVLISTFSAVLFDAVAQLLFGRRVTIGDGSAVITGILLGFNLPPNVPWWLPVAGSGFAMVVAKQFFGGLGHNFINPALAGRAFLVASWPTQMTTSYLAPRGGLIPALSQDALKVCTDAVTSATPLNVLKQGSKLVLPGCDPRLLYEQLQSWSTLKRLFFGNTGGCIGETSALLLLIGGILLIAMKVIDWRIPLSYLLTVAGLVLILPGNKANLLNYTLFHLLSGGLMLGAFYMATDYVTSPLTHKGRVIFGIGCGILTVVIRLWGGYPEGVCYSILLMNVATPLIDRLTLPRVFGTRMRR
- a CDS encoding FMN-binding protein, translated to MKENRVWMVLSLFIVCVISAFALAQIYNLTLPKIEYQRNVLAIKLAFTAVMPDADRFEPVTPDSSVWFAYQGENRIGSILRVASQGYGGPVPVTAGIDIEGRVVAIKVASASEGLKETPGLGLKATEPQFRDQFKGKTASEIRLTKDGGKIEAITGATITSRAVCDGLRAAMEKYAQMLKPSLGVEDEQ
- a CDS encoding RnfABCDGE type electron transport complex subunit E, which translates into the protein MNSKPSRISYLTSGIIKENPTLILMIGLCPTLATTVTARDGLGMALAASFVLICSNIVISLIRKIVPDSVRIPIFIIIISTFVTIIDYVMQAYQPDLYRVLGVFVPLIVVNCIILGRAEAFAYHHGIIDSFLDGLGKSIGFALVLFIMGALRELFGNGTFFGKPVMPSAYRSAPMLFAIFPPGAFFLIGLLKALVNKLGWGKS
- a CDS encoding RnfABCDGE type electron transport complex subunit A, with the protein product MNSAKIFLAAFLVNNIILMRFIGLCPFFGVSTSVSTSIGMSAAVLFVMLLASWVSWILYHTLLLPLGLVFLRTAVFILVIAALVQFVEMFLKRYIRNLYSAMGIYLPLITTNCAILAVTFFNINYKFNLLQATIFALGTAFGFALAIILFAAIRERLEDAPISPAFKGYPIAFIGAALVSLAFMGFTALFGIS